In a single window of the Leptospiraceae bacterium genome:
- a CDS encoding leucine-rich repeat domain-containing protein has protein sequence MKSILFFLIALVSANQLVFADASLFDANELKKEKLFSSLEEGMRSPEKVYRLNLSNTRLNEIPKEIEKFIHLQELSLSSNKIEFIPDEICKLKKLQKINLSYNKIKLLPACISELINLQELNLTANEMMALSSEIGSLKKLESFFLFENTIAEIPKEIGQLTNLKNLDIRKNKLKELPEQIGELKNLQTFNLASNQITKLPNGFGGLSALRFLDLTSNKLTMLPESFGNLNNLEDLNLSSNHLGLLPITFGNLSELKKMNLDKNSLISIPKEVSKLKNLQRVYLNQNSLDIFPEGFTSLSELQSIELSHNRISTITDSIGSMQRLQILNLSFNKITSLPESIADLKKLTTFYLKRNPFSKPEQEKVKKLMPNCKVYWD, from the coding sequence ATGAAATCTATACTCTTTTTTCTAATAGCGCTAGTTAGCGCAAACCAATTAGTATTCGCTGATGCTTCCCTCTTTGATGCAAATGAATTAAAGAAAGAAAAACTTTTCTCTTCTTTAGAGGAAGGCATGCGTAGTCCAGAAAAAGTCTACAGGCTCAATCTAAGCAATACTCGTTTAAATGAAATTCCAAAAGAGATTGAAAAATTCATACATCTACAAGAACTCAGCCTATCCTCCAATAAAATTGAATTCATCCCTGACGAAATTTGTAAGCTAAAGAAACTCCAAAAAATAAATCTTAGCTATAACAAAATAAAGCTATTGCCCGCTTGTATTTCCGAATTAATAAATTTACAAGAACTGAATCTTACGGCTAACGAGATGATGGCACTCTCTTCAGAAATTGGAAGTCTCAAGAAATTGGAAAGTTTTTTTCTATTTGAAAATACGATTGCAGAAATTCCAAAAGAAATTGGTCAGCTTACAAATCTAAAAAACCTAGACATTAGAAAGAATAAACTAAAAGAACTACCCGAACAAATCGGAGAATTAAAAAATCTACAAACATTCAATCTAGCCTCCAACCAAATCACAAAACTTCCGAACGGATTCGGTGGATTATCCGCTCTTCGCTTTCTGGACTTGACTTCTAATAAATTAACAATGCTTCCTGAATCTTTCGGCAATTTAAACAACTTGGAGGATTTAAACTTGAGTTCCAATCATCTAGGACTTCTACCAATTACTTTCGGCAATCTCTCTGAATTAAAAAAAATGAACCTGGATAAAAACTCTCTCATATCTATTCCAAAAGAAGTCTCCAAGCTAAAAAATCTACAGAGAGTATATCTCAATCAAAACAGTCTGGATATTTTTCCAGAAGGATTCACTTCCTTAAGTGAACTTCAATCCATTGAACTCAGTCACAATCGTATTTCTACTATCACTGACTCTATCGGCTCCATGCAAAGATTGCAGATACTCAATCTTAGCTTCAATAAAATCACTTCTCTCCCTGAATCCATCGCTGACCTAAAGAAGCTAACAACATTTTACCTCAAA